The Thermogemmatispora onikobensis genome has a window encoding:
- a CDS encoding ABC transporter permease: MAMMRVVTGARSGFGRLRRSWLSLVLPVVAIGLALLLGAVVMLISGFSPLDAYSGLFQGAFGTLPQFAETLNEATPLLLIGLGITVAFRAGAFNIGGVGQEYLGALAAVVVGGKFADLPGGLHLALATVAGFVAGGLWAAPAALLKVRFGINEVITSILLNYIAIYFIDYMISGPIHAPGFTAAPTSFPVEQNATFPILVRGSDLNAGFFLAVLALVVIFVLLRSTTWGYRIRLVGLNREAARHAGVHVDRVYLLSFFISGALAGLAGAIEILGYRYQLITGFAPNTGYDAIAVALLGGLNPGGVGLAALFFGALANGASAMEAIAQLPSQLADIVRTLAILAVLAVSSPVILDLVRRRQVGGEETGGSDPSSVRAAGTDGQPPTSRLEPETFVAE, translated from the coding sequence ATGGCTATGATGCGTGTTGTGACAGGTGCTCGCTCCGGCTTCGGGCGCTTGAGGCGCTCGTGGCTCTCGCTCGTGCTACCGGTGGTGGCCATTGGGCTGGCGCTGCTGCTCGGGGCCGTGGTGATGCTCATCAGTGGCTTTAGTCCGCTCGATGCTTACTCTGGCCTCTTTCAAGGCGCCTTCGGGACGCTGCCCCAATTCGCTGAGACGCTCAATGAGGCGACGCCGCTGCTGTTGATTGGTTTGGGAATCACGGTCGCTTTCCGGGCCGGGGCCTTCAATATCGGCGGTGTCGGTCAGGAATATCTGGGCGCACTGGCGGCTGTGGTTGTCGGTGGCAAGTTCGCTGACCTTCCAGGTGGTCTGCATCTGGCTCTGGCAACCGTGGCCGGGTTCGTGGCTGGGGGACTGTGGGCCGCACCCGCCGCCTTGCTGAAGGTCCGCTTCGGCATCAATGAGGTCATTACGAGTATCTTGCTCAACTACATCGCGATCTATTTTATCGATTACATGATCTCGGGCCCGATCCATGCTCCGGGTTTTACGGCTGCTCCGACTTCGTTTCCGGTCGAGCAGAATGCCACCTTCCCTATTCTGGTGCGGGGCAGCGATTTGAACGCCGGTTTCTTCCTGGCGGTGCTGGCCCTGGTGGTGATTTTTGTGCTGCTGCGCTCCACAACCTGGGGCTATCGCATTCGCCTGGTGGGGCTGAACCGTGAGGCGGCCCGCCACGCTGGGGTGCATGTTGACCGCGTCTACCTGCTCTCCTTCTTCATCAGCGGGGCGCTGGCCGGCCTGGCCGGGGCAATCGAGATCCTGGGCTATCGCTACCAGCTGATCACAGGCTTTGCTCCCAATACGGGCTACGATGCCATCGCTGTCGCGCTGCTTGGTGGCTTGAACCCCGGTGGCGTGGGGCTGGCAGCCCTCTTCTTCGGAGCTTTAGCCAACGGTGCTTCGGCTATGGAGGCCATCGCCCAGCTGCCATCACAGCTGGCGGACATTGTGCGGACCCTGGCGATATTGGCGGTGCTGGCCGTTTCGTCGCCGGTGATTCTCGACCTGGTGCGCCGGCGCCAGGTCGGTGGAGAGGAGACGGGGGGGAGCGACCCATCATCTGTCAGGGCTGCCGGCACGGATGGGCAGCCGCCAACGAGTCGTCTTGAGCCTGAGACCTTTGTTGCAGAGTGA
- a CDS encoding BMP family protein yields MLKGSRLPRLRLFGIPVFLLLLLLLSACGNQGSSSSSSGTSGSSQPMRVAMVTSGPVNDHSWNEDALKGVQLIKEQLGWSFAYSENVSQAEQANVLRQYARQGYNLIFAHGFEYADSVKAVAPEFPNTHFVIINGKGSLANLSGTEFRYGELGYFTGMAAGLVTKNKKIGIVAAVDAPQVTADIDTFKKGVAAVNPQASVSVAFVGSYDDVVKGQQVTQAQLDRGVDVLTIMGNAFDGPAIKLAQQKGVKVIAGWSTDAYSLAPNTVVTSGVQEVPGLYLQIAKLFKEGQLKGNTTYQFGFKEQVQHLGQWGNWVPQDVRSRVEAAVQQYLGGKLDIGLSASA; encoded by the coding sequence ATGCTGAAAGGTTCTCGGCTTCCCCGGCTTCGGCTCTTCGGGATACCTGTATTTCTCCTCCTCTTGCTTCTGCTCAGCGCCTGTGGCAACCAGGGATCTTCTTCATCGTCCTCGGGGACCTCTGGTAGCTCGCAGCCAATGCGAGTGGCGATGGTCACCAGCGGCCCGGTGAATGATCACAGCTGGAATGAGGACGCGCTCAAAGGGGTGCAGCTGATTAAGGAGCAGCTGGGCTGGTCGTTCGCCTATTCGGAGAACGTCTCACAGGCAGAACAGGCGAACGTGCTGCGTCAGTACGCGCGTCAGGGCTATAATCTGATCTTCGCCCACGGCTTCGAGTACGCTGACTCGGTGAAGGCCGTGGCTCCGGAGTTCCCCAATACGCACTTTGTGATCATCAACGGTAAAGGGTCGCTGGCTAATCTGAGTGGAACGGAGTTCCGCTATGGCGAGCTGGGCTATTTTACTGGCATGGCCGCCGGTCTGGTGACAAAGAACAAGAAGATTGGGATTGTGGCCGCAGTCGACGCGCCCCAGGTGACTGCTGATATTGACACTTTTAAGAAAGGCGTGGCAGCGGTCAACCCACAGGCCAGCGTCAGTGTGGCGTTTGTTGGCTCCTACGACGATGTGGTCAAGGGTCAGCAGGTGACGCAGGCTCAGCTTGATCGTGGCGTGGACGTCCTCACGATTATGGGCAATGCCTTTGATGGGCCGGCCATTAAGCTGGCTCAGCAAAAGGGCGTGAAGGTGATCGCGGGCTGGTCTACGGATGCCTATTCGCTGGCTCCCAATACGGTTGTGACGAGCGGGGTGCAGGAGGTGCCTGGCCTTTATCTGCAAATCGCCAAGCTCTTTAAGGAGGGCCAGCTGAAGGGCAATACAACCTATCAGTTCGGCTTCAAGGAGCAGGTACAGCACCTGGGACAGTGGGGCAACTGGGTGCCCCAGGATGTCCGTAGCCGCGTGGAGGCGGCAGTCCAGCAGTATCTGGGCGGCAAGCTGGATATTGGTTTGTCTGCCTCTGCCTAG
- a CDS encoding SDR family NAD(P)-dependent oxidoreductase — protein MTLTLEGHTALVTGAGRGMGRAIALRLAREGARIAVADIDEQGTAAVAEEIRAAGGEALPIRLDVSREESVNEGVQQARTRLGPITILINNAGIFRDTPLLESSLQDWYLSLAVNLTGQLLCARAVVPDMIAQRWGRIVNQASMMSKVAFGRDYAYCASKTGVLGLTRSLAVELAGYNICVNALCPGNIMTAMLEEVDRAVAVREGKQPGQFLSERPRDIPLGRLGKPEDIAGVVAFLCGPDGSYITGQAIHVDGGLYMA, from the coding sequence ATGACGTTGACGTTGGAAGGACACACCGCTTTGGTAACTGGCGCCGGGCGCGGGATGGGACGCGCGATCGCGCTGCGCCTGGCCCGCGAGGGAGCGCGGATAGCAGTGGCTGATATCGATGAGCAGGGTACCGCCGCTGTGGCTGAGGAGATTCGGGCCGCAGGTGGTGAGGCGCTGCCGATACGACTGGATGTTAGTCGGGAGGAGAGTGTGAATGAGGGAGTACAGCAGGCCCGCACGCGGCTGGGTCCGATCACGATCCTCATCAATAACGCCGGGATTTTCCGTGATACTCCTCTTCTGGAGTCTTCCTTGCAGGATTGGTATTTGAGCCTGGCTGTCAATCTGACCGGTCAGTTGCTCTGCGCTCGGGCAGTGGTACCCGATATGATTGCTCAGCGCTGGGGGCGTATTGTGAACCAGGCTTCGATGATGAGCAAAGTGGCGTTTGGACGCGACTATGCCTACTGTGCCTCTAAGACGGGGGTGCTGGGCCTGACGCGCTCATTGGCGGTAGAGCTGGCCGGCTACAACATCTGTGTTAATGCCCTCTGCCCGGGCAATATTATGACCGCCATGCTGGAGGAGGTCGACCGCGCGGTGGCAGTGCGCGAAGGGAAGCAGCCAGGCCAGTTTCTGAGCGAGCGCCCGCGGGACATTCCTTTGGGACGGCTGGGCAAACCGGAGGATATTGCCGGCGTGGTGGCCTTTCTGTGTGGGCCTGACGGGAGCTATATCACCGGGCAGGCGATCCATGTCGACGGTGGCCTCTATATGGCCTGA
- a CDS encoding ATP-binding cassette domain-containing protein, with the protein MRKQQSRRWLWISLAIVLLLACLMILNVVTGRRSAAGQGVGGLIALLTSPDFVVASLVAMTPLLLAALGGLFNELAGVLNLALEAIMLCGALAAYMGALAGHSPWVGLLLAIVVGMLVALVHAWFSVTLRVDQIVSAVGLNLFALAATAYVFRLRFGNMSQFPSAPGFGTLSFPLLSSLPYIGPAFFQLNALVYIALALVPVTWFVLYRTTWGLALRAVGEKPLAATTVGIEVQRVRYLALLVCGALAGAGGAALVSASGVNAFQENMTAGRGYVAFAAIVFGRWHPLGILLGVLLFGFGDALQIRLQAYGVNVPYQLLETLPYVITLLALMLLMRNARGPAASGQPYSTEGARALLKGATAREEQATEETAPATAGTVLELRQIVKRFPGVVANDHVTLAIRRGEIHALLGENGAGKTTLMNIVYGLYRPDEGQILVEGRRVQIRTPREAMQLGIGMVHQHFMLIPALSILENIVLGTRPERAPLLDLRQAEQRIAQLAQSLGLEASPYERVQNLTLGQQQKVEIMKALYRGARLLILDEPTAVLTPQESEELFALLRRLRAEGVTIIFISHKLKEVMAISDRVTVMRLGRVVRTLETQQATPSELARLMVGRAVALTVAKEEAVAGEVRLRLEEVQARGGNGQAALRGISLELRAGEIHGLAGVDGNGQSELLEVLMGLRRVETGRILFEGRDITLLDTAARLDLALAHIPEDRHRQGLILDLTVAENMVLDVFDHPPYARYGWRRFRAVVARARQLMVAFDVRAPGPLTPMRHLSGGNQQKAVLARALGREPRLLIAMQPTRGLDVGAIAYVHRRIVEARDRGCAVLLISSDLDEILALSDRISVIYEGRILETLPAAAVDLTHLGLLMAGTRPEQVPQLQPQSQRLASGDWPVT; encoded by the coding sequence ATGCGCAAGCAACAGTCCCGACGGTGGCTCTGGATCAGCCTGGCCATCGTGCTGCTGCTGGCCTGTCTGATGATTCTCAATGTGGTGACGGGCCGCCGATCCGCTGCTGGTCAGGGAGTCGGTGGTCTGATTGCGCTCCTCACTTCGCCCGATTTTGTGGTGGCTTCGCTGGTGGCCATGACGCCGCTGTTGTTGGCTGCACTGGGCGGGCTGTTCAACGAGCTGGCGGGTGTGCTGAATCTGGCCCTGGAGGCCATCATGCTCTGTGGGGCCTTGGCGGCTTATATGGGCGCGCTGGCCGGTCATAGTCCCTGGGTCGGTCTGCTGCTGGCGATTGTGGTCGGCATGCTCGTCGCCCTGGTGCATGCCTGGTTCTCGGTGACGCTCCGCGTCGATCAGATCGTGAGCGCGGTCGGCCTCAATCTCTTCGCACTGGCGGCTACGGCCTATGTGTTTCGCCTGCGCTTCGGCAACATGTCGCAGTTTCCTTCGGCCCCCGGGTTCGGGACGCTTTCATTTCCGCTCCTCAGCTCGCTTCCCTACATCGGACCGGCCTTCTTTCAGTTGAATGCCCTGGTCTACATCGCCCTGGCCTTGGTCCCGGTGACCTGGTTTGTTCTTTATCGCACCACCTGGGGCCTGGCCCTGCGCGCGGTTGGCGAGAAGCCGCTGGCGGCGACCACGGTCGGCATCGAGGTACAGCGCGTCCGCTATCTGGCCTTGCTGGTCTGCGGGGCTTTGGCTGGCGCTGGCGGCGCGGCCCTGGTGAGCGCCAGTGGTGTGAATGCTTTTCAGGAGAATATGACTGCCGGGCGCGGCTATGTGGCCTTTGCGGCGATCGTCTTCGGGCGCTGGCATCCTCTGGGCATTCTGTTGGGGGTGCTGCTCTTCGGCTTTGGCGATGCCTTGCAGATTCGCCTGCAAGCCTACGGTGTCAATGTGCCTTATCAACTGCTGGAGACGCTTCCTTATGTGATCACGCTGCTGGCGCTGATGTTGCTGATGCGCAATGCCCGCGGCCCGGCGGCCAGTGGCCAGCCTTATAGCACCGAAGGAGCGCGCGCTTTGCTCAAGGGTGCCACTGCTCGCGAAGAGCAGGCGACAGAGGAGACGGCGCCAGCAACAGCGGGGACTGTGCTGGAGCTGCGTCAGATCGTGAAGCGCTTTCCGGGAGTAGTGGCCAACGACCATGTGACGCTGGCCATTCGCAGGGGAGAGATCCATGCCTTGCTTGGTGAGAACGGTGCTGGTAAGACGACGCTGATGAATATTGTCTACGGCCTCTATCGCCCTGATGAGGGCCAGATCCTGGTTGAGGGGAGGCGCGTGCAGATCAGGACACCGCGTGAGGCCATGCAGCTAGGTATTGGCATGGTGCATCAGCATTTCATGCTGATTCCCGCCCTTTCGATCCTGGAAAACATTGTGCTGGGAACGAGGCCGGAGCGGGCGCCCTTGCTTGACTTGCGCCAGGCCGAGCAGCGTATTGCTCAGCTCGCTCAGAGTCTCGGGCTGGAAGCCTCACCCTATGAGCGCGTGCAGAATCTGACGCTCGGGCAGCAGCAGAAGGTCGAGATCATGAAGGCGCTCTATCGCGGGGCCCGCTTGCTGATCCTCGATGAGCCAACGGCAGTGTTGACGCCCCAGGAGAGCGAGGAGCTGTTTGCTCTCTTGCGCCGCCTGCGCGCCGAGGGTGTGACCATTATCTTCATCAGCCACAAGTTGAAAGAGGTGATGGCCATCAGCGATCGCGTGACGGTGATGCGCCTGGGGCGAGTGGTGCGCACGCTGGAGACGCAACAGGCGACGCCATCCGAGCTGGCGCGGCTGATGGTGGGACGGGCGGTCGCGCTGACGGTGGCCAAGGAGGAGGCGGTAGCCGGTGAGGTCCGCTTGCGGCTGGAAGAGGTGCAGGCACGTGGGGGCAATGGCCAGGCTGCCTTGCGCGGCATTTCGCTGGAGCTGCGCGCCGGGGAGATCCACGGTCTGGCGGGCGTTGATGGCAATGGTCAGAGTGAGCTGTTGGAGGTTTTGATGGGTTTGCGCCGCGTCGAGACGGGCCGCATTCTTTTCGAGGGGCGCGATATTACGCTGCTCGATACGGCGGCGCGTCTGGATCTGGCCCTGGCCCATATTCCGGAGGATCGCCATCGGCAGGGCCTGATTCTCGATTTGACGGTGGCTGAGAATATGGTGCTGGATGTCTTTGACCACCCGCCCTATGCGCGCTATGGCTGGCGTCGTTTCAGGGCAGTGGTGGCCCGGGCGCGGCAGCTGATGGTGGCTTTCGATGTGCGGGCTCCGGGTCCGCTGACTCCCATGCGGCATCTGTCGGGTGGCAACCAGCAGAAGGCCGTGCTGGCCCGCGCTTTGGGCCGCGAGCCACGCTTACTGATCGCCATGCAGCCAACGCGCGGCCTGGACGTCGGGGCCATCGCCTATGTCCATCGGCGCATTGTCGAGGCTCGTGATCGTGGCTGCGCGGTGCTGCTGATCTCCTCTGATCTCGACGAGATTCTGGCTCTGAGTGACCGCATTAGTGTGATCTATGAGGGGCGTATTCTGGAAACGCTGCCAGCAGCAGCGGTCGATTTGACGCATCTGGGTTTGCTGATGGCGGGCACGCGCCCGGAGCAGGTGCCGCAGCTACAGCCACAATCGCAGCGGCTGGCCAGCGGCGACTGGCCGGTGACTTAG
- a CDS encoding thiamine pyrophosphate-dependent dehydrogenase E1 component subunit alpha, which translates to MVLIRRFEERAAELRSLGYIPGFLHPYIGQEAVAVGACAALGPHDYITSTHRGHGHILARGGDPRYMYAELFARRDGYNRAKGGSLHIANIELGIIGANGIVGGGIPIAVGAGLALKQARQIAVHHPDDPRARRADGVAVTFFGDGASNQGAFHESLNLAALWRLPVIFICENNLYGEFTPQHKHQTIRDIATRASSYAIPGLIADGNDVLDVYRVVSKAAEDARKGRGPTLVECKTYRHRGHYEGDMGQYRPAEEVAFWLEADPIKNYRRLLLAGAICTEDELRALDQAVEQELEEAVAFAKASPPPAPEEALEDVFVESYGGRALL; encoded by the coding sequence ATGGTGCTGATCCGCCGTTTCGAGGAGCGGGCGGCGGAGCTGCGCAGCCTGGGTTACATTCCGGGCTTCTTGCATCCCTATATCGGCCAGGAGGCGGTGGCCGTGGGAGCCTGCGCGGCGCTTGGTCCTCACGACTATATTACCAGCACTCACCGCGGACATGGTCACATTTTAGCGCGCGGAGGCGACCCACGCTACATGTACGCCGAGCTGTTCGCCCGTCGCGATGGCTACAACCGCGCGAAAGGCGGCTCGCTGCATATCGCTAATATCGAGCTGGGGATCATCGGCGCTAACGGCATCGTCGGGGGCGGCATCCCGATCGCTGTGGGGGCCGGTCTGGCCCTCAAGCAGGCGCGCCAGATCGCCGTTCACCATCCCGACGATCCGCGGGCGCGGCGCGCCGATGGAGTGGCGGTGACCTTCTTTGGCGACGGCGCCTCTAATCAAGGAGCCTTCCATGAGTCGCTCAACCTGGCCGCTCTCTGGCGCCTGCCGGTGATCTTCATCTGCGAGAATAACCTCTATGGCGAGTTCACGCCGCAGCATAAGCACCAGACGATCCGTGATATTGCTACGCGCGCCAGCTCCTATGCCATTCCCGGCCTGATCGCCGATGGCAACGATGTGCTGGACGTCTATCGCGTGGTCAGCAAGGCAGCTGAGGATGCGCGCAAGGGGCGTGGGCCAACCCTGGTCGAGTGCAAGACCTATCGCCATCGTGGTCACTACGAAGGGGATATGGGCCAGTACCGCCCTGCTGAGGAGGTGGCTTTCTGGCTGGAGGCCGATCCCATCAAGAACTATCGCCGCCTGCTGCTGGCCGGGGCAATCTGCACCGAGGACGAGCTGCGGGCGCTTGATCAAGCGGTTGAGCAGGAGTTAGAGGAGGCCGTGGCGTTTGCCAAGGCCTCGCCGCCTCCAGCGCCCGAGGAGGCACTGGAGGATGTCTTTGTTGAAAGCTATGGGGGGAGGGCCTTACTATGA